The Ovis aries strain OAR_USU_Benz2616 breed Rambouillet chromosome 11, ARS-UI_Ramb_v3.0, whole genome shotgun sequence genome window below encodes:
- the LOC101112657 gene encoding keratin, high-sulfur matrix protein, IIIA3 translates to MTGSCCGPTFSSLSCGGGCLQPRYYRDPCCCRPVSCQTTVSRPVTFVSRCTRPICEPCRRPVCCDPCSLQEGCCRPITCCPTSCQAVVCRPCCWATTCCQPVSVQSPCCRPTSCQPAPCRTTCRTFRTSPCC, encoded by the coding sequence ATGACCGGCTCCTGCTGCGgccccaccttctcctccctcaGCTGTGGCGGAGGCTGCCTCCAGCCCCGCTACTACCGTGACCCCTGCTGCTGCCGCCCAGTATCCTGCCAGACCACCGTGAGCCGCCCCGTGACCTTCGTGTCCCGCTGCACGCGCCCCATCTGCGAGCCCTGCCGCCGCCCGGTCTGCTGCGACCCCTGCAGCCTGCAGGAGGGCTGCTGCCGCCCCATCACCTGCTGCCCCACATCCTGCCAGGCCGTGGTGTGCCGCCCCTGCTGCTGGGCCACCACGTGCTGCCAGCCCGTCTCTGTGCAGTCCCCGTGCTGCCGCCCCACCAGCTGCCAGCCGGCCCCCTGCCGCACCACCTGCCGCACCTTCAGGACCTCCCCCTGCTGCTGA